A window of Staphylococcus sp. 17KM0847 contains these coding sequences:
- a CDS encoding ABC transporter ATP-binding protein, which translates to MSRLTGKEVTIGYGDRVIVNNLDVAIPDGQITSIIGPNGCGKSTLLKALSRLLNAKSGEIYLDGKNIQSQPTKEVAKKIAILPQSPDVADGLTAGELVSYGRFPHQKGFGRLSEKDKEEIDWAMRVTGTIDFKHRAVNDLSGGQRQRVWIAMALAQKTDIIFLDEPTTYLDISHQLEILELVQQLNEEHGTTIIMVLHDINQAIRFSDHLIAMKQGEIIKQGETQEVLTNQILEEVFNIDAELSTDPRTGKPMLVTYNLLCKHYEKV; encoded by the coding sequence ATGAGCAGATTAACGGGGAAAGAAGTAACGATTGGTTACGGTGATCGTGTCATTGTGAATAATTTAGATGTTGCTATACCAGATGGTCAAATCACTTCTATTATTGGTCCTAATGGTTGTGGCAAGTCAACACTTTTAAAGGCTTTATCACGATTATTAAATGCTAAAAGTGGTGAAATCTATTTGGATGGTAAAAACATACAGTCGCAACCGACAAAAGAAGTGGCTAAAAAGATTGCTATCTTACCCCAATCACCTGATGTTGCAGATGGTTTAACAGCAGGTGAGTTGGTATCTTATGGGCGTTTTCCACATCAAAAAGGTTTTGGCAGACTGAGTGAAAAAGATAAAGAAGAGATTGACTGGGCTATGCGTGTCACAGGTACGATTGACTTTAAACATCGTGCGGTAAACGACTTGAGTGGTGGACAAAGACAACGCGTATGGATTGCTATGGCATTGGCACAAAAGACGGATATTATCTTTTTAGATGAACCGACAACATATTTGGATATCTCCCATCAACTTGAAATTTTAGAGCTTGTTCAACAATTAAATGAAGAACATGGTACGACAATTATTATGGTGTTACATGATATTAACCAAGCAATACGTTTTTCAGACCATTTAATCGCGATGAAACAAGGTGAAATTATTAAGCAAGGTGAAACACAAGAAGTATTGACAAATCAAATATTAGAAGAGGTTTTTAATATTGATGCCGAGCTGAGTACAGACCCACGAACAGGAAAACCTATGCTTGTCACTTATAATTTATTATGTAAACACTATGAAAAAGTATAA
- a CDS encoding FecCD family ABC transporter permease, whose product MKRKSIGHIPFTLQLVLSIVILCVVFVLSIILGDARVHVTTIVEAILHYNPTNQSHNVISEIRIPRNIGALLVGVALATAGAVIQGVTKNSLADPSLIGLNAGAAFALAVTFAFYPNASFLVLIFSSFAGAVLGGVLVLIIGSSRRDGFNPMRLILAGAAVSALLTALSQGVALIFRLNQSINFWSAGGVSGTNWQQVWIATPIIGMALLILISMSRQLTILSLGEALAAGLGQNIKYIRLVSVLLTMLLAGISVAMVGQIAFVGLIVPHIVRFLVGTDYVKVLPMTAVLGGTLVLAADLIARLLGEAPMSAIISFIGVPYFLYLIRKGGHTI is encoded by the coding sequence ATGAAAAGAAAATCAATCGGTCATATACCCTTTACATTACAACTTGTATTATCAATTGTTATTTTGTGTGTTGTATTTGTTCTATCTATTATTTTAGGGGATGCACGTGTTCATGTGACAACGATTGTTGAGGCGATTTTGCATTATAATCCTACAAATCAGTCACACAATGTTATTTCTGAGATTCGTATCCCTCGTAATATCGGCGCATTATTAGTAGGTGTTGCACTAGCTACTGCAGGCGCGGTTATACAAGGCGTCACAAAAAATAGTTTAGCAGACCCTAGTCTAATTGGATTGAATGCAGGTGCGGCATTTGCATTGGCTGTTACATTTGCTTTTTATCCCAATGCTTCGTTTCTTGTTCTTATCTTTTCAAGTTTTGCTGGAGCTGTTTTAGGAGGCGTGCTCGTACTTATTATTGGATCGTCTAGACGTGATGGTTTTAACCCGATGCGATTGATACTAGCAGGAGCGGCTGTTAGTGCTTTACTAACAGCATTAAGCCAAGGTGTTGCACTTATTTTTCGTCTTAATCAGTCGATTAATTTTTGGAGTGCAGGTGGTGTATCCGGAACAAACTGGCAACAAGTATGGATAGCTACACCTATTATTGGCATGGCACTTTTAATCTTAATATCAATGAGTAGACAGCTTACAATATTGAGCTTAGGAGAAGCATTAGCAGCGGGGCTAGGTCAAAATATTAAGTATATCCGTTTAGTGAGTGTACTGTTAACGATGTTGTTAGCAGGAATTTCGGTTGCAATGGTTGGACAAATTGCATTTGTTGGATTGATTGTCCCTCATATTGTACGCTTTTTAGTCGGTACAGATTATGTCAAAGTTTTACCAATGACAGCCGTATTAGGAGGAACGTTAGTACTGGCTGCTGATTTAATTGCACGCTTATTAGGTGAGGCGCCAATGAGTGCGATTATTTCATTTATCGGAGTGCCTTACTTTCTATATTTAATTCGTAAAGGAGGGCATACGATATGA
- a CDS encoding iron ABC transporter permease has product MIHPQHILKQRIVLCITVIMLFMAMIWSMTTGEYPMTYHQIVQTLLGKGTYADTLILMDFRMPRVAITLMAGIALSMSGAILQSVTKNPLAEPGILGINAGSGFAIALFIAVGHISADHFVYILPLVSMIGGLVTALFIFLFSYSGTKGLSPASMVLVGVGLSAALSGGALTLLATFDRDQSEFIATWFAGNIWGDSWPFVWAFLPWLLLLVPYLFYKAETLNILHTNDLTSVSLGISLNKERFILVLVAVLLSSAAVSVAGSIGFIGLMGPHIAKSIVGPRHQLFLPIALITGAFLLVISDTIGKIVLQPTGVPAGIVVAIIGAPYFLYLMYRTRSV; this is encoded by the coding sequence ATGATTCATCCACAACATATATTGAAGCAACGTATCGTTTTGTGCATTACCGTAATCATGCTATTCATGGCTATGATTTGGAGTATGACAACGGGTGAATATCCTATGACATATCATCAAATCGTACAAACACTATTAGGTAAAGGGACTTATGCAGATACATTGATACTCATGGACTTTCGTATGCCACGTGTTGCAATTACGTTGATGGCTGGTATTGCATTAAGTATGAGTGGTGCGATTTTGCAAAGTGTTACTAAAAATCCATTAGCTGAACCCGGAATTCTGGGCATTAATGCTGGAAGTGGCTTTGCCATCGCTTTATTCATTGCAGTCGGTCATATTAGTGCGGATCACTTTGTGTATATTTTACCTCTTGTCAGCATGATAGGTGGACTCGTAACAGCACTTTTTATTTTTCTATTCAGTTATAGTGGAACAAAAGGACTGTCTCCTGCAAGTATGGTACTCGTTGGTGTGGGATTATCAGCTGCATTGTCAGGAGGCGCATTAACTTTACTAGCTACGTTCGACCGTGATCAGTCTGAATTTATTGCCACATGGTTTGCTGGTAATATATGGGGAGACAGTTGGCCATTTGTATGGGCATTCTTACCTTGGTTATTGCTGCTTGTACCCTATCTTTTCTATAAAGCAGAGACACTTAATATTTTACATACAAACGATTTGACTTCAGTAAGTCTCGGCATATCTTTGAATAAAGAACGTTTTATACTGGTATTGGTTGCTGTACTTTTATCTTCGGCAGCAGTATCAGTCGCAGGGTCAATCGGTTTTATCGGATTGATGGGACCACATATTGCAAAATCAATAGTAGGGCCACGCCATCAGCTCTTTTTACCGATTGCATTGATTACAGGTGCTTTCTTATTGGTCATATCTGATACTATTGGAAAAATTGTACTTCAACCTACGGGGGTACCGGCGGGGATTGTTGTAGCTATTATTGGTGCACCGTACTTTTTATATTTAATGTATCGTACACGTTCGGTTTGA
- a CDS encoding MDR family MFS transporter → MAQQHTKIIMTVFLIGAFFMILNETLLNIALQELMNYFDISRTTVQWMASGFMMVTAIVSPLSALIIQWFTTRRLFLMIVAVFTLGTLISGLAVNFPMLLAGRMIQAVGTGLMIPLIMNAMLLMFDVSVRGRVMGFFGLIIMFAPAIGPTLSGVIVDYLGWRWLFFSVIPFMIFTFIFAARFLRNVGEVTRPNIDIRSIFLSTIGITGVIYSISTVSSVEGGLLTAQILIPFIVGMVCIIAFVRRQLTLETPILDFRVLSIRNFRRGMFVFIIVVMSLFASEIVMPMYLQGPMGFSAKVAGLILLPGALLNGFLSPFMGGLFDRIGPRKMILPGLIVLLSVMIFYTTIHPGVPVWHFIVAYMLLMVAVAAIMMPASTNGLNALPKEKYPHGTAIFNILQPLAGSAGISVFVGILTGVQNSEMAKHHTVTQEIQDQAMTSGMHAAYLFAIALIVIGIGIACTLTNASKENLK, encoded by the coding sequence ATGGCGCAACAACATACTAAAATTATTATGACCGTTTTTTTAATAGGTGCCTTTTTTATGATTTTAAATGAAACTTTATTAAATATAGCATTACAAGAATTAATGAATTATTTTGATATTTCTCGTACAACAGTACAGTGGATGGCAAGCGGGTTTATGATGGTAACAGCTATTGTTTCCCCCTTATCAGCCCTTATTATTCAATGGTTTACGACACGTCGTTTATTTTTAATGATTGTTGCTGTATTTACTTTGGGAACACTTATCTCCGGTTTAGCAGTCAACTTTCCAATGCTATTAGCTGGGCGTATGATTCAAGCAGTAGGTACAGGCTTGATGATTCCGCTTATTATGAACGCAATGTTATTGATGTTTGATGTTTCAGTACGGGGACGTGTTATGGGCTTTTTCGGTTTAATTATCATGTTTGCACCAGCAATAGGTCCCACATTATCTGGTGTGATTGTAGACTACTTGGGATGGCGTTGGTTGTTTTTTAGTGTCATTCCCTTCATGATATTTACTTTTATTTTCGCTGCACGTTTTCTGAGAAATGTTGGAGAAGTTACACGTCCAAATATTGATATAAGATCAATATTCCTTTCAACAATAGGAATTACGGGTGTGATTTATAGTATCTCAACAGTTAGTTCAGTTGAAGGTGGACTACTTACAGCACAAATTTTAATTCCCTTTATTGTAGGTATGGTCTGCATCATTGCATTTGTGCGTCGCCAGTTGACCTTGGAAACGCCTATTTTAGATTTTCGTGTACTTTCAATCCGAAATTTTCGCAGAGGTATGTTTGTTTTTATTATTGTTGTGATGAGTTTATTTGCTTCAGAAATTGTAATGCCAATGTATTTGCAAGGGCCTATGGGTTTTTCAGCTAAAGTAGCAGGTTTGATTTTATTACCAGGTGCATTGCTTAATGGCTTTTTATCACCATTCATGGGAGGTTTGTTTGATCGCATAGGACCACGTAAAATGATTTTACCGGGACTTATTGTATTGTTAAGTGTAATGATTTTTTATACAACGATACATCCAGGTGTACCAGTATGGCATTTTATCGTTGCATATATGTTATTGATGGTGGCAGTTGCAGCAATTATGATGCCTGCAAGTACAAATGGGCTTAATGCATTGCCAAAAGAAAAATATCCACACGGTACAGCAATTTTTAATATTCTTCAACCTCTTGCTGGTTCAGCAGGTATTTCAGTATTTGTAGGTATTCTAACAGGGGTTCAAAATAGTGAAATGGCAAAGCATCATACGGTGACACAAGAGATACAAGACCAAGCAATGACGTCAGGGATGCATGCAGCCTATTTATTTGCAATTGCACTTATCGTGATCGGTATTGGGATAGCATGTACATTAACTAATGCTTCTAAAGAAAACTTAAAATAG